From the Acidovorax carolinensis genome, one window contains:
- a CDS encoding glutamate synthase subunit beta has protein sequence MGKTTGFMEYERIEEGYKPVPERLKHYKEFVIGLDESQAKVQGARCMDCGTPFCNNGCPVNNIIPDFNDLVYHADWKSAIEVLHSTNNFPEFTGRICPAPCEAACVLNVNDDPVGIKSIEHAIIDRAWSEGWVQPRVAKHQTGKKVAVVGSGPAGMAAAQQLARAGHSVTLFEKNDRVGGLLRYGIPDFKMEKSHIDRRVKQMEAEGVVFRTGVFVGAAKDGLGKDSKVTNWAKETVTPEQLNKEFDAVLLTGGAEQSRDLPVPGRELDGIHFAMEFLPQQNKVNAGDKLKGQILATGKHVIVIGGGDTGSDCVGTSNRHGAASVTQFEVMPQPPEVENRPLTWPYWPLKLRTSSSHEEGCVREFAISTKEFTGEKGKVKSLTTVQVEFKDGKLVEVPGTEKHYQADLVLLAMGFVSPVAPVLDAFGVDKDARGNARATTDFDGGYATNVPKVFAAGDIRRGQSLVVWAIREGRQAARAVDEFLMGYSDLPR, from the coding sequence ATGGGAAAAACTACCGGCTTCATGGAATACGAGCGCATCGAAGAGGGCTACAAGCCCGTACCCGAGCGCCTGAAGCACTACAAGGAATTCGTCATCGGCCTCGATGAGAGCCAGGCCAAGGTGCAGGGCGCGCGCTGCATGGACTGCGGCACGCCGTTCTGCAACAACGGCTGCCCGGTGAACAACATCATTCCGGACTTCAATGATCTGGTGTACCACGCGGACTGGAAGAGCGCGATCGAGGTGCTGCACAGCACCAACAACTTCCCCGAGTTCACCGGCCGCATCTGCCCCGCACCCTGCGAGGCGGCCTGCGTGCTCAATGTGAACGACGACCCCGTGGGCATCAAGTCCATCGAGCACGCGATCATTGACCGCGCCTGGTCTGAGGGCTGGGTGCAGCCGCGCGTGGCCAAGCACCAGACCGGCAAGAAGGTGGCCGTGGTGGGCTCGGGCCCCGCTGGCATGGCAGCGGCCCAGCAGCTGGCGCGGGCTGGCCACAGCGTCACGCTGTTCGAAAAGAACGACCGCGTGGGCGGTCTGCTGCGCTACGGCATCCCCGACTTCAAGATGGAGAAGTCGCACATCGACCGCCGCGTCAAGCAGATGGAAGCCGAAGGCGTGGTCTTTCGCACCGGCGTGTTTGTGGGCGCCGCCAAAGACGGTCTGGGCAAGGACTCCAAGGTCACCAACTGGGCCAAGGAAACCGTCACGCCTGAGCAGTTGAACAAGGAGTTCGACGCCGTGCTGCTGACCGGCGGCGCCGAGCAATCGCGCGACTTGCCCGTGCCGGGCCGCGAGCTCGACGGCATCCACTTCGCCATGGAGTTTTTGCCCCAGCAGAACAAGGTCAACGCGGGCGACAAGCTCAAAGGCCAGATCCTCGCCACGGGCAAGCATGTCATCGTGATCGGTGGCGGCGACACCGGCAGCGACTGCGTGGGCACCAGCAACCGCCATGGCGCGGCCAGCGTGACCCAGTTCGAGGTGATGCCCCAGCCCCCCGAGGTGGAGAACCGCCCCCTGACCTGGCCCTACTGGCCGCTCAAGCTGCGCACCAGCTCCAGCCATGAAGAGGGCTGCGTGCGGGAGTTCGCCATCTCCACCAAGGAGTTCACGGGCGAAAAGGGCAAGGTCAAGAGCCTGACCACCGTGCAGGTCGAGTTCAAGGACGGCAAGCTGGTGGAAGTGCCCGGCACCGAAAAGCATTACCAGGCCGATCTGGTGCTGCTGGCCATGGGCTTTGTGAGCCCCGTGGCTCCCGTGCTCGATGCCTTTGGTGTGGACAAGGATGCGCGCGGCAATGCCCGCGCCACTACCGACTTTGATGGCGGCTACGCCACCAACGTGCCCAAGGTGTTTGCTGCCGGCGACATTCGCCGGGGACAAAGCCTCGTGGTCTGGGCGATCCGCGAAGGCCGCCAGGCGGCGCGTGCCGTGGACGAGTTCCTGATGGGCTACTCCGATCTGCCACGCTGA
- a CDS encoding glutamate synthase-related protein — translation MTTAAEIQHLQQHGLYSSGNEHDACGLGFVAHIKGIKRHDIVTQALKILENIDHRGAVGADPLMGDGAGILIQIPDALYREEMAKQGVTLPAAGEYGVGMIFLPKEHASRLACEQEMERAIKAEGQVLLGWRDVPVNVDMPMSPTVRKKEPILRQVFIGRGNDVIVQDALERKLYVIRKTASANIQALKLKHSKEYYVPSMSSRTVVYKGLLLADQVGVYYKDLSDERCVSAIGLVHQRFSTNTFPEWPLAHPYRYVAHNGEINTVKGNYNWMKAREGVMASPVLAADLQKLYPISFADQSDTATFDNCLELLTMAGYPISQAVMMMIPEPWEQHTTMDERRRAFYEYHAAMLEPWDGPASIVFTDGRQIGATLDRNGLRPSRYCITDDDLVIMGSESGVLPVPENKIVRKWRLQPGKMFLIDLEQGRMIDDDELKANIVNTKPYKQWIENLRIKLDSIETGEAAAAPAAATLPLLDRQQAFGYTQEDIKFLMAPMAKNGEEGIGSMGNDSPLAVLSGKNKPLYNYFKQLFAQVTNPPIDPIREAIVMSLNSFIGPKPNLLDINQVNPPMRLEVSQPVLDFADIAKLRDIERHTHGKFKSATIDITYPLSWGREGVEAKLASLCAQAVDAIKGGANILIISDRAVSATQVAIPALLALSAIHQHLVGAGLRTTAGLVVETGTAREVHHFAVLAGYGAEAVHPYLAMETLAEMHKDLGGDLSSDKAIYNYVKAIGKGLSKIMSKMGVSTYMSYCGAQLFEAIGLNTETVGKYFTGTASRVEGIGVFEIAEEAIRMHKAAFGDDPVLETMLDAGGEYAWRARGEDHMWTPDAIAKLQHSTRANNWNTYKEYAQIINDQSKRHMTLRGLFEFKIDPAKAISIDEVEPAKEIVKRFATGAMSLGSISTEAHATLAVAMNRIGGKSNTGEGGEDAARYRNELKGIPIKKGDTLKSVIGAENVEVDLPLQDGDSLRSRIKQVASGRFGVTAEYLSSADQIQIKMAQGAKPGEGGQLPGGKVSNYIGKLRHSVPGVGLISPPPHHDIYSIEDLAQLIHDLKNVAPHAGISVKLVSEVGVGTIAAGVAKCKSDHVVIAGHDGGTGASPWSSIKHAGGPWEIGLAETQQTLVLNRLRGRIRVQADGQMKTGRDVAIGALLGADEFGFATAPLVVEGCIMMRKCHLNTCPVGVATQDPELRKKFSGKPEHVVNYFFFIAEEVRQIMAQLGIRKFDDLIGRTDLLDMRAGLSHWKARGLDFSRLFAQPNVPADVPRFHVDVQDHNIEHTLDRKLIERSKPAIEKGERVQFIEVARNVNRSVGAMLSGAVTRVHPEGLPDDTIRIQLEGTGGQSFGAFLTRGITLYLIGDANDYTGKGLSGGRVIVRPSIDFRGDAVRNTIVGNTVMYGATTGEAFFSGVAGERFAVRLSGATAVVEGTGDHGCEYMTGGTVLVLGKTGRNFAAGMSGGVAYVYDEDGQFDTRCNMAMVTLERILPATEQEATVPRSIWHNGQTDEAQLKKLLEDHNRWTGSKRARELLDNWAASRSKFVKVFPTEYKRALSEIYERKVLEESATPAVSATKNEAVPAK, via the coding sequence ATGACCACGGCTGCCGAGATCCAGCATCTGCAACAACACGGTTTGTATTCATCGGGTAACGAACACGACGCCTGCGGCCTCGGGTTTGTGGCCCACATCAAGGGCATCAAGCGCCACGACATCGTGACGCAGGCCCTGAAGATCCTGGAAAACATCGACCACCGCGGCGCGGTGGGTGCCGACCCGCTGATGGGCGACGGCGCCGGCATCCTGATCCAGATCCCCGACGCGCTGTACCGCGAAGAGATGGCCAAGCAAGGGGTGACCTTGCCAGCGGCGGGCGAGTACGGCGTGGGCATGATCTTCCTGCCCAAGGAGCATGCCTCGCGCCTGGCCTGTGAGCAGGAGATGGAGCGCGCCATCAAGGCCGAAGGCCAGGTGCTGCTGGGCTGGCGCGATGTGCCGGTGAATGTGGACATGCCCATGTCGCCCACGGTGCGCAAGAAGGAACCCATCCTGCGCCAGGTGTTCATCGGCCGCGGCAACGACGTGATCGTGCAGGACGCGCTGGAGCGCAAGCTGTACGTGATCCGCAAGACGGCCAGCGCCAACATCCAGGCCCTCAAGCTCAAGCACAGCAAAGAGTATTACGTGCCCAGCATGTCAAGCCGCACCGTTGTCTACAAGGGCCTGCTGCTGGCCGACCAGGTGGGCGTGTACTACAAGGACCTGTCCGACGAGCGCTGCGTCTCGGCCATCGGCTTGGTGCACCAGCGTTTCTCCACCAACACCTTCCCCGAGTGGCCGCTGGCCCACCCGTACCGCTATGTGGCGCACAACGGTGAAATCAACACCGTCAAGGGCAACTACAACTGGATGAAGGCCCGCGAAGGCGTGATGGCTTCTCCCGTGCTCGCGGCCGACCTGCAAAAGCTCTACCCCATCAGCTTTGCCGACCAGTCCGACACCGCGACGTTCGACAACTGCCTGGAACTGCTGACCATGGCCGGCTACCCCATCAGCCAGGCCGTGATGATGATGATCCCAGAGCCCTGGGAGCAGCACACCACCATGGACGAGCGCCGCCGCGCCTTCTATGAATACCACGCCGCCATGCTGGAGCCCTGGGATGGCCCCGCCTCCATCGTGTTCACCGACGGCCGCCAGATTGGCGCCACACTCGACCGCAACGGCCTGCGTCCCTCGCGCTACTGCATCACCGACGACGACCTGGTCATCATGGGCTCCGAGTCGGGCGTGCTGCCCGTGCCCGAGAACAAGATCGTGCGCAAGTGGCGCCTGCAGCCCGGCAAGATGTTCCTGATCGACCTGGAGCAGGGCCGGATGATCGATGACGACGAGCTCAAGGCCAACATCGTCAACACCAAGCCCTACAAGCAGTGGATCGAAAACCTGCGCATCAAGCTCGACAGCATCGAGACGGGTGAAGCCGCTGCAGCCCCCGCTGCTGCCACGCTGCCGCTGCTGGACCGCCAGCAGGCCTTTGGCTACACCCAGGAAGACATCAAGTTCCTGATGGCGCCCATGGCCAAAAACGGCGAAGAAGGCATCGGCTCCATGGGCAACGACAGCCCGCTGGCCGTGCTGTCGGGCAAGAACAAGCCGCTGTACAACTACTTCAAGCAGCTGTTTGCGCAGGTGACGAACCCGCCGATCGACCCGATCCGCGAAGCCATCGTGATGTCGCTGAACAGCTTCATCGGCCCCAAGCCCAACCTGCTGGACATCAACCAGGTCAACCCGCCGATGCGGCTCGAAGTGAGCCAGCCCGTGCTCGACTTTGCCGACATCGCCAAGCTGCGCGACATCGAGCGCCACACCCACGGCAAGTTCAAAAGCGCAACGATCGACATCACCTACCCGCTGAGCTGGGGCCGTGAGGGTGTGGAAGCCAAGCTGGCCTCGCTGTGCGCGCAGGCGGTGGATGCCATCAAGGGCGGCGCCAACATCCTCATCATCAGCGACCGCGCCGTAAGCGCCACGCAAGTGGCCATACCCGCGCTGCTGGCGCTGTCGGCCATCCACCAGCATCTGGTGGGCGCTGGCCTGCGCACCACGGCCGGCCTGGTGGTCGAAACGGGTACCGCCCGCGAAGTGCACCACTTTGCCGTGCTGGCGGGCTACGGCGCCGAGGCCGTGCACCCCTACCTGGCCATGGAAACCCTGGCCGAGATGCACAAGGACCTGGGCGGCGACCTCTCAAGCGACAAGGCCATCTACAACTACGTCAAGGCCATCGGCAAGGGCCTGTCCAAGATCATGTCCAAGATGGGCGTGAGCACCTACATGAGCTATTGCGGCGCCCAGCTGTTCGAGGCCATCGGCCTGAACACGGAAACCGTGGGCAAATATTTCACCGGCACCGCCAGCCGCGTGGAAGGCATTGGCGTGTTCGAGATCGCCGAAGAAGCCATCCGCATGCACAAGGCCGCCTTTGGTGACGACCCCGTGCTCGAAACCATGCTGGACGCCGGTGGTGAATACGCCTGGCGCGCCCGGGGCGAAGACCACATGTGGACGCCCGACGCGATTGCCAAGCTGCAGCACAGCACGCGCGCCAACAACTGGAACACGTACAAGGAATACGCCCAGATCATCAACGATCAGAGCAAGCGCCACATGACGCTGCGCGGTCTGTTCGAGTTCAAGATCGACCCCGCCAAGGCCATTTCGATCGACGAAGTCGAGCCCGCCAAGGAAATCGTCAAGCGCTTTGCCACCGGCGCCATGTCGCTGGGCTCCATCAGCACCGAGGCGCATGCCACGCTCGCCGTGGCCATGAACCGCATTGGCGGCAAGAGCAACACCGGTGAAGGTGGCGAGGACGCGGCACGCTACCGCAACGAACTCAAGGGCATCCCGATCAAGAAGGGTGACACGCTCAAGAGCGTGATCGGCGCCGAGAACGTCGAGGTGGACCTGCCCTTGCAGGACGGCGATTCGCTGCGCAGCCGCATCAAGCAGGTGGCCTCGGGCCGCTTCGGTGTGACGGCCGAATACCTGTCGTCGGCCGATCAGATCCAGATCAAGATGGCCCAGGGGGCCAAGCCCGGCGAGGGCGGTCAGCTGCCTGGCGGCAAGGTGTCCAACTACATCGGCAAGCTGCGCCACAGCGTGCCGGGTGTGGGCTTGATCTCGCCGCCGCCGCACCACGACATCTATTCGATTGAAGACCTGGCCCAGCTGATCCACGATCTGAAGAACGTGGCACCGCACGCCGGCATCAGCGTCAAGCTGGTGTCCGAAGTGGGTGTTGGCACCATCGCTGCGGGGGTGGCCAAGTGCAAGAGCGACCATGTGGTGATCGCCGGGCATGACGGCGGCACGGGCGCATCGCCCTGGTCTTCCATCAAGCACGCGGGTGGCCCCTGGGAAATCGGCCTGGCAGAAACCCAGCAGACCCTGGTGCTCAACCGCCTGCGTGGCCGCATCCGTGTGCAGGCCGACGGCCAGATGAAGACCGGCCGTGACGTCGCCATTGGCGCACTGCTGGGTGCTGACGAGTTCGGCTTTGCCACGGCACCGCTGGTGGTGGAAGGCTGCATCATGATGCGCAAGTGCCATCTGAACACCTGCCCCGTGGGCGTGGCCACGCAAGACCCCGAGCTGCGCAAGAAGTTCTCGGGCAAGCCAGAGCATGTGGTGAACTACTTCTTCTTCATCGCGGAAGAAGTGCGCCAGATCATGGCCCAGCTGGGTATTCGCAAATTTGACGACCTGATCGGCCGCACCGATCTGCTCGACATGCGCGCTGGCCTCTCGCACTGGAAGGCACGTGGCCTGGATTTCAGCCGCCTGTTTGCCCAGCCCAACGTGCCCGCCGATGTGCCGCGCTTCCATGTGGATGTGCAAGACCACAACATCGAGCACACACTGGACCGCAAGCTCATCGAGCGCAGCAAGCCCGCCATTGAAAAGGGCGAGCGTGTGCAGTTCATCGAGGTGGCGCGCAACGTGAACCGCTCGGTCGGCGCCATGCTGTCAGGCGCGGTGACCCGTGTGCACCCTGAAGGTCTGCCCGACGACACCATCCGCATCCAGCTCGAAGGCACGGGCGGCCAGTCGTTCGGCGCGTTCCTCACGCGCGGCATTACGCTGTACCTGATTGGCGACGCCAACGATTACACGGGCAAGGGCCTGTCGGGTGGTCGTGTCATCGTGCGCCCCAGCATCGACTTCCGGGGTGACGCGGTGCGCAACACCATCGTGGGCAACACCGTGATGTACGGCGCCACCACGGGCGAGGCCTTTTTCAGCGGCGTGGCCGGCGAGCGTTTTGCCGTGCGCCTGTCGGGTGCCACGGCGGTGGTCGAAGGCACGGGCGACCACGGTTGTGAATACATGACCGGCGGCACCGTGCTGGTGCTGGGCAAGACCGGCCGCAACTTCGCCGCCGGCATGAGCGGTGGCGTGGCCTACGTGTACGACGAAGACGGCCAGTTCGACACGCGCTGCAACATGGCCATGGTGACGCTGGAGCGCATCCTGCCCGCCACCGAGCAGGAGGCCACGGTGCCACGCTCGATCTGGCACAACGGCCAGACGGACGAAGCCCAGCTCAAGAAGCTGCTGGAAGACCACAACCGCTGGACGGGCAGCAAGCGTGCACGCGAGCTGCTGGACAACTGGGCCGCATCGCGCAGCAAGTTCGTCAAGGTCTTCCCGACCGAGTACAAGCGTGCATTGTCTGAAATTTATGAGCGAAAAGTGCTGGAGGAGTCCGCTACACCAGCGGTATCTGCTACCAAAAACGAAGCGGTTCCCGCCAAGTAA
- a CDS encoding transposase has translation MARLPRLTLAGYPHHIIQRGNNRQVIFVDRQDFETMLALMAENALKFAVAIHAYVLMDNHFHLLATPATAEALPLMMQAVGRSYVRYFNQRHGRSGTLWEGRYRSTLIETERYLLACMVYIDLNPVRAGMVALPAAWPWSSHAHYLGQRVDKLVTPHALYWALGNTPFAREAAYAALVQTGVGSGEQAALTDAALRGWALGDADFVAELQKKSTRRVAKARPGRPALHKKSPTK, from the coding sequence ATGGCCCGCCTGCCCCGCCTCACGCTTGCCGGTTACCCGCACCACATCATCCAGCGCGGCAACAACCGCCAGGTGATCTTTGTGGACCGGCAGGATTTCGAGACCATGCTGGCGCTGATGGCCGAGAACGCACTGAAATTTGCCGTTGCCATCCATGCCTATGTTCTGATGGACAACCACTTTCACCTGCTGGCCACGCCTGCCACGGCCGAGGCGCTGCCGCTGATGATGCAGGCGGTGGGGCGCAGTTATGTGCGCTATTTCAACCAGCGCCATGGCCGCAGTGGCACGTTGTGGGAGGGGCGTTACCGCTCCACGCTGATCGAGACCGAGCGCTATTTGCTGGCGTGCATGGTTTACATCGACCTGAACCCGGTGCGCGCTGGCATGGTTGCGCTGCCGGCTGCCTGGCCCTGGTCCAGTCACGCCCATTACCTGGGCCAGCGCGTCGACAAACTGGTCACGCCGCATGCGTTGTATTGGGCGCTGGGCAACACCCCTTTTGCGCGCGAGGCAGCCTACGCCGCACTGGTGCAGACAGGCGTCGGCAGTGGTGAGCAGGCGGCTCTGACCGACGCGGCATTGCGTGGCTGGGCGCTGGGCGATGCGGATTTTGTGGCGGAGCTACAAAAAAAATCGACACGCCGGGTTGCGAAAGCCAGACCGGGCCGCCCTGCGCTCCACAAAAAATCACCCACAAAATAG
- a CDS encoding class I SAM-dependent methyltransferase has protein sequence MKAAHHKAVAKPSGKSAPVISAELSELRPGQSIELLKELHILTREGRLNQDSRRKLKQVYHLFNFIEPLLQELSAAGHSPTLADHGAGKSYLGFILYDLYFKALGRGHIYGIEWRAELVEKSRALAQQLGFGRMSFLNLSVAESTEAAGLPERIDMVTALHACDTATDDAIAFGLQKQARAMVIVPCCQAEVAACLRQGKALQLARTPLAELWRHPLHTRELGSQVTNVLRCLHLEASGYQVTVTELVGWEHSMKNELIIARYTGQKKRSARERLRAILREFGLEQALGRGSGCQCRRTTLPCRWAKPRRV, from the coding sequence ATGAAGGCCGCGCACCACAAGGCGGTCGCCAAGCCGTCTGGCAAGAGTGCGCCGGTAATCAGCGCAGAACTGTCCGAACTGCGCCCGGGCCAGTCCATCGAGCTGTTGAAAGAGCTGCACATCCTCACGCGCGAAGGGCGGTTGAACCAGGATTCGCGCCGCAAGCTCAAGCAGGTGTACCACCTGTTCAATTTCATCGAGCCTTTGCTGCAAGAACTGTCGGCAGCCGGACACAGCCCTACGCTGGCCGACCATGGCGCGGGCAAGTCGTACCTGGGCTTCATTCTCTACGACCTGTACTTCAAGGCGCTGGGGCGCGGCCATATTTATGGCATTGAGTGGCGCGCCGAGCTGGTCGAAAAATCGCGCGCCTTGGCGCAGCAGCTGGGGTTTGGTCGCATGTCGTTCCTGAACCTGTCGGTGGCGGAATCGACCGAGGCGGCCGGGCTGCCCGAGCGCATCGACATGGTGACCGCGCTGCACGCCTGCGACACCGCCACCGACGATGCCATTGCCTTCGGACTGCAAAAGCAGGCGCGCGCCATGGTCATCGTGCCCTGCTGCCAGGCCGAAGTTGCGGCCTGCCTGCGTCAGGGGAAGGCGCTGCAACTGGCGCGTACGCCGCTGGCCGAGCTGTGGCGCCATCCGCTGCACACGCGCGAACTGGGCAGCCAGGTGACGAACGTGCTGCGCTGCCTGCACCTGGAGGCCAGTGGCTACCAGGTTACGGTGACCGAGCTGGTGGGCTGGGAGCACAGCATGAAGAACGAGTTGATCATTGCCCGTTATACCGGGCAGAAAAAGCGCAGCGCCCGGGAGAGGCTGCGTGCCATCCTGCGTGAGTTCGGGCTGGAGCAGGCGCTGGGGCGCGGTTCGGGCTGCCAGTGCCGGCGGACGACATTGCCTTGCCGGTGGGCTAAGCCGAGGCGCGTCTAA
- a CDS encoding DUF1415 domain-containing protein has product MNLAAPVSPPAPSERAGLVTKDMVRWLERAVIGLNLCPFAKGVHARGQIHYVVSAATDGAALVQDLRRELVDLAATAAQVRDTTLLVAPDCLHEFLEFNDFLAVADAVLEELGLDGTLQIASFHPQFQFAGTAADDVTNCTNRAPYPTLHLLREDSIDRAVQAYPEAEAIYERNMEVLEQLGMPGWQALDVGAGGGAAAPKSETTKGRA; this is encoded by the coding sequence ATGAACCTTGCTGCCCCTGTCTCGCCCCCTGCACCTTCTGAACGGGCGGGCCTGGTTACGAAGGACATGGTGCGCTGGCTCGAGCGGGCCGTGATCGGGTTGAACCTGTGCCCTTTTGCCAAGGGCGTGCACGCCAGGGGGCAGATTCACTATGTGGTGAGCGCAGCCACCGACGGCGCTGCGCTGGTGCAGGATCTGCGGCGCGAGCTGGTCGATCTGGCGGCAACCGCTGCGCAGGTGCGCGACACCACCTTGCTGGTGGCACCGGACTGCCTGCACGAATTTCTCGAGTTCAACGATTTCCTGGCGGTGGCGGATGCCGTGCTGGAAGAGCTGGGTCTGGACGGCACCCTGCAGATTGCCAGCTTTCATCCGCAGTTCCAGTTTGCCGGCACCGCTGCGGACGATGTGACCAACTGCACCAACCGCGCCCCGTATCCCACCTTGCACCTGCTGCGCGAAGACAGCATCGACCGGGCTGTGCAGGCCTACCCCGAAGCGGAAGCCATCTACGAGCGCAACATGGAGGTGCTGGAGCAGCTGGGCATGCCGGGCTGGCAGGCGCTGGATGTGGGGGCAGGGGGGGGCGCCGCGGCGCCAAAATCTGAAACGACGAAGGGCCGGGCATGA
- a CDS encoding deoxyguanosinetriphosphate triphosphohydrolase, translating to MQNPFLACYACDPALSRGRRYPEPAAPTRTDYQRDRDRIVHSSAFRRLVYKTQVFLNHEGDLFRTRLTHSLEVAQLGRSIARSLRINEDLVEAISLAHDLGHTPFGHAGQDALNGCMQAHGGFEHNLQSLRVVDHLEERYPDYDGINLTFETREGVLKHCSQANAQRLEAQEPGGVGARFLRKEQPSLEAQLCNLADEIAYNAHDIDDGVRSGLVTLAQLADVPLFEQYRRVAQAEHPHLAGAAMERRLLYETIRRMLSAQVYDVIDATSAALASAAPRSVEEVRAAEALVNFSAPMRAQSSELKRFLFKNLYRHPQVVETTGRAQRVVTELFAAYEAEPREMKARFTRRALEGEASARARAVADFIAGMTDRFAVREHERLTGLCLLG from the coding sequence ATTCAAAATCCTTTCCTGGCTTGCTATGCCTGCGATCCGGCGCTGTCGCGCGGGCGCCGCTACCCCGAACCTGCAGCGCCCACACGCACGGATTACCAGCGCGACCGTGATCGCATCGTGCACTCGTCGGCGTTCCGTCGGCTGGTTTACAAAACCCAGGTCTTTCTGAATCACGAGGGTGATCTGTTTCGCACGCGGCTCACGCATTCACTGGAGGTGGCACAGCTGGGTCGTTCGATTGCCCGGTCGCTGCGCATCAACGAAGATCTGGTAGAGGCCATCTCGCTGGCCCATGACCTCGGTCACACCCCGTTCGGGCACGCCGGGCAGGACGCGCTGAACGGGTGCATGCAGGCGCATGGCGGGTTCGAGCACAACCTGCAGAGCCTGCGGGTGGTGGACCATTTGGAAGAGCGCTACCCCGACTACGATGGCATCAACCTCACCTTCGAAACGCGCGAAGGTGTGCTCAAGCATTGCTCGCAGGCGAATGCGCAGCGACTCGAGGCCCAAGAGCCGGGCGGCGTGGGAGCGCGATTCCTGCGCAAGGAGCAACCCAGTCTGGAGGCGCAACTGTGCAATCTGGCCGACGAAATTGCCTACAACGCGCACGACATCGACGATGGCGTGCGCTCGGGCCTGGTCACGCTGGCGCAGTTGGCTGATGTTCCGCTGTTCGAGCAGTACCGCCGCGTGGCGCAGGCAGAGCATCCGCATCTCGCAGGCGCGGCGATGGAGCGGCGCCTGCTGTATGAAACCATCCGGCGCATGCTCAGCGCGCAGGTTTATGACGTGATCGATGCCACCAGCGCGGCGCTTGCCAGCGCCGCACCGCGCAGTGTGGAGGAAGTGCGCGCGGCAGAAGCGCTGGTGAACTTCAGCGCGCCCATGCGGGCCCAGTCATCGGAGTTGAAGCGGTTTCTTTTCAAGAATCTTTACCGCCATCCGCAAGTGGTGGAGACCACCGGGCGCGCCCAGCGCGTGGTGACCGAATTGTTTGCCGCGTATGAGGCCGAGCCGCGCGAAATGAAGGCGCGATTTACCCGCCGGGCGCTGGAGGGCGAGGCGTCTGCCCGCGCCCGTGCGGTGGCGGATTTCATTGCCGGGATGACCGACCGATTTGCGGTACGCGAGCACGAGCGCCTCACCGGCCTGTGTCTGCTGGGCTGA
- the aroB gene encoding 3-dehydroquinate synthase, producing the protein MQTVAIDLADRSYPIVIGAGLMGAHAIYAALPQAATALIVTNTTVAPLYADALRTALAPKYAQVHLVVLPDGEEHKNWQTLNLIFDALLQHGCDRKSVLFALGGGVVGDMTGFAAASYMRGVPFVQVPTTLLAQVDSSVGGKTAINHPLGKNMIGAFYQPQLVVCDLATLDTLPARELSAGLAEVIKYGPIADMDFMGWLEEHMDALLARDRTALAHAVRRSCEIKAWVVGQDEREAGLRAILNFGHTFGHAIEAGMGYGAWLHGEGVGAGMVMAAELSRRLGLVDDAFAARLRALVQRAGLPLRGPVLDAADNAGRYLELMRVDKKAEAGEIRFVLIDGPGRACVRAAPDALVREVIAACCSG; encoded by the coding sequence GTGCAAACCGTTGCCATTGATCTCGCCGACCGCAGCTACCCCATCGTGATTGGTGCAGGCCTGATGGGTGCGCATGCCATCTATGCCGCGCTACCCCAGGCGGCCACCGCCCTCATCGTCACCAACACCACGGTAGCCCCGCTCTATGCCGATGCCCTGCGCACCGCACTAGCGCCCAAGTACGCACAGGTGCACCTGGTGGTGCTGCCCGATGGCGAAGAGCACAAGAACTGGCAGACCCTCAACCTGATCTTTGATGCCTTGCTGCAGCATGGCTGCGATCGCAAGTCGGTGCTGTTTGCACTGGGTGGTGGTGTGGTGGGTGACATGACGGGCTTTGCCGCTGCCAGCTACATGCGCGGTGTGCCGTTTGTGCAGGTGCCCACCACGCTACTGGCGCAAGTCGATTCTTCGGTGGGCGGCAAGACGGCCATCAACCACCCGCTGGGCAAGAACATGATCGGCGCTTTCTACCAGCCACAGCTGGTGGTGTGCGACCTGGCCACGCTCGATACCCTGCCGGCACGCGAGCTCAGCGCCGGGCTGGCCGAGGTCATCAAATACGGGCCGATTGCCGACATGGATTTCATGGGCTGGCTGGAAGAGCATATGGATGCCTTGCTGGCCCGCGACCGCACGGCGCTGGCGCATGCGGTGCGGCGCAGCTGCGAAATCAAGGCCTGGGTGGTGGGGCAGGACGAGCGCGAGGCCGGTCTGCGCGCCATTTTGAATTTTGGTCACACCTTCGGTCACGCCATCGAGGCCGGCATGGGCTATGGCGCCTGGCTGCACGGCGAGGGCGTGGGCGCGGGCATGGTGATGGCAGCCGAGCTGTCGCGCCGGCTGGGTCTGGTGGACGATGCATTTGCCGCCCGCCTGAGAGCGCTGGTGCAGCGTGCCGGCCTGCCCCTGCGCGGGCCGGTGCTGGACGCAGCCGACAATGCCGGTCGCTACCTGGAACTGATGCGCGTGGACAAGAAGGCGGAGGCGGGTGAAATCCGCTTTGTGTTGATTGACGGGCCGGGCAGGGCCTGCGTGCGCGCCGCACCTGACGCACTGGTGCGCGAGGTGATTGCGGCCTGCTGCTCCGGGTGA